A single genomic interval of Lewinellaceae bacterium harbors:
- the cobA gene encoding uroporphyrinogen-III C-methyltransferase, which translates to MSASRFTLVGAGPGDPGLITLKGYQAIAEADVILYDALVDPVTLKHARPQALLECVGKRAGQPSWTQEAIHARIVELAPDHNHIVRLKGGDPFVFGRGYEEIEFARTLGLTVTVIPGVTSATSVPALAGIPITHREVSRSFQVITASTNNGLLSEDLRKSTALPGTKIILMGLGKLKEIVEIYRQHFSGSLSIAILEKGSSSDQRTIAGTLDNIVQLAHSARAKAPAIIIIGDVVQLLQNQTVYGS; encoded by the coding sequence ATGAGCGCCTCACGATTTACTTTAGTCGGAGCCGGTCCCGGAGACCCGGGCCTGATTACCCTCAAAGGCTATCAAGCCATAGCGGAAGCGGATGTCATCCTGTATGATGCATTGGTGGATCCGGTAACCCTGAAACACGCACGTCCCCAGGCATTGCTGGAGTGCGTCGGCAAACGCGCCGGGCAACCCTCCTGGACACAAGAGGCTATTCATGCCCGGATTGTGGAACTGGCACCTGATCATAACCATATTGTTCGACTGAAAGGCGGTGATCCTTTTGTTTTCGGACGGGGATACGAAGAAATCGAATTTGCCCGGACACTGGGATTGACGGTCACCGTAATTCCAGGTGTTACCAGCGCAACGAGCGTTCCGGCCCTGGCAGGCATACCCATAACGCACCGGGAGGTCAGCCGCAGTTTCCAGGTCATCACCGCATCGACCAATAACGGCCTGCTGAGTGAAGATCTCCGGAAGTCCACTGCACTGCCAGGCACGAAAATAATTCTGATGGGATTGGGCAAGCTAAAAGAGATTGTAGAGATCTACCGGCAGCATTTCTCCGGGTCACTGAGTATCGCCATTCTTGAAAAAGGATCAAGCAGCGATCAACGGACCATTGCCGGTACCCTCGACAACATTGTACAGCTTGCCCATTCCGCACGGGCAAAGGCGCCAGCCATTATCATCATCGGGGACGTAGTTCAACTATTACAAAACCAAACGGTCTATGGAAGCTAA
- a CDS encoding bifunctional precorrin-2 dehydrogenase/sirohydrochlorin ferrochelatase has protein sequence MEANTLFPIFLKAEELQILIVGGGGVGTEKLHFLLKSSPQALVTILSETFSDEIDDLIREAGALYVRRIRKSFEPTDVQGFHLVIAATSDETTNGEIMEACHAHRVLVNVADDPGKCDFYLGSIVTRGNLKVGISTNGKSPTLAKRMREYLEDLLPEEIDELTLHLHHYRNSLTCDFHEKVHNLNQLTKALLR, from the coding sequence ATGGAAGCTAATACCTTATTTCCCATTTTCCTGAAAGCGGAAGAACTCCAGATCCTGATCGTTGGAGGCGGAGGAGTCGGGACTGAAAAACTGCATTTCCTGCTTAAAAGTAGTCCACAGGCCCTGGTTACCATTCTCAGCGAGACTTTTTCCGATGAGATCGATGACCTGATCCGGGAAGCAGGAGCACTGTATGTCCGGAGGATCCGGAAATCTTTCGAACCAACCGATGTCCAGGGATTCCACCTGGTAATAGCAGCTACCAGCGATGAAACAACCAATGGGGAAATCATGGAAGCCTGTCATGCCCACCGGGTATTGGTCAATGTAGCAGACGACCCCGGGAAATGTGATTTCTACCTGGGATCTATTGTCACGCGAGGCAATCTTAAAGTGGGTATTTCAACCAATGGCAAATCCCCTACCCTGGCCAAGCGGATGCGTGAATACCTCGAGGATCTCCTGCCGGAGGAAATAGATGAACTCACATTGCACCTCCACCATTATCGCAACTCACTGACGTGTGACTTTCATGAAAAAGTCCACAACCTCAATCAATTAACCAAAGCATTACTAAGATGA
- a CDS encoding phosphoadenylyl-sulfate reductase: MKSSAQSINGNPPLTVDGLNQSFDGLEPVLGLQRLFKTYAAEDILITTSFGTKSIYLLYLLNQVAPGHPVYFIDTGFHFTETISYRDSLIRRLGLNIVTIDPHPEEHALTKEESWWIEHPKMCCTINKIAPLQPYIERHKVWVSSLMAYQNEYRANLRLFEQQGDILKYHPLLHVSETTFNTTLDDLDLPIHPLFYLGYESIGCMHCTKPGKGREGRWSGKTKTECGLHLKYFTKHEQA; encoded by the coding sequence ATGAAGTCATCGGCACAAAGCATCAACGGAAATCCCCCATTGACTGTGGATGGATTGAATCAATCCTTCGATGGGCTGGAACCGGTGCTCGGACTGCAGCGCCTGTTCAAAACCTATGCTGCAGAAGACATCCTGATCACCACCTCATTCGGCACCAAATCCATTTACCTCCTTTATCTGCTGAATCAGGTTGCTCCGGGTCATCCGGTGTATTTCATCGATACGGGATTCCATTTTACCGAAACAATTTCATACCGGGACAGCCTGATCCGGAGACTGGGCTTAAATATCGTGACGATCGATCCGCATCCGGAAGAACATGCCCTGACGAAAGAAGAGTCCTGGTGGATCGAGCATCCCAAGATGTGCTGCACCATCAATAAAATAGCCCCACTCCAGCCTTACATCGAGCGGCATAAAGTATGGGTCAGCAGCCTGATGGCCTACCAAAATGAATACCGTGCCAATCTGAGGCTCTTTGAACAACAGGGCGATATCCTCAAATACCACCCACTGCTCCATGTATCTGAGACCACTTTTAATACCACACTTGATGACCTGGATCTGCCCATCCACCCCTTGTTCTATCTTGGCTATGAATCCATCGGGTGTATGCATTGTACGAAACCCGGAAAAGGCAGGGAAGGTCGCTGGTCAGGGAAAACCAAAACCGAATGCGGGTTGCACCTGAAATATTTCACCAAACACGAACAAGCATGA
- a CDS encoding NAD(P)/FAD-dependent oxidoreductase: MIETDILIIGAGPCGLFIVFEAGLLKLRCHLVDVLPAPGGQCTEIYPKKPIYDIPGYPSILAGELIDNLLEQIAPFKPGFTLGERAETLEDSQDHFILTTNKGTRIKAPVVAIAGGLGSFEPRKPPLDRLEHFEDHGVDYIIRDPEKFRDKRVVLAGGGDSALDWTIHLAGIAREVTLVHRRSGFRGAPDSVEKINTLSTKGQVNLITNAEITELSGNGKLQGVIIDQEGQPLRMLEVDYFLPLFGLSPKLGPIGDWGLQIDKNAIEVNTLDYSTNVPGIYAIGDINTYPGKLKLILCGFHEATLMVQSAFKRIHPDRKLQFKYTTVNGIEAL; encoded by the coding sequence ATGATAGAGACCGACATCCTGATCATTGGTGCCGGCCCCTGTGGATTGTTTATTGTCTTCGAAGCAGGGTTGCTGAAGTTAAGGTGCCATCTGGTCGATGTATTGCCCGCACCTGGTGGCCAGTGTACGGAGATATATCCCAAAAAGCCGATATACGATATTCCAGGCTACCCCAGCATCCTTGCCGGTGAGCTGATTGACAATCTTCTCGAACAGATAGCGCCTTTCAAACCAGGCTTCACCCTGGGTGAACGTGCCGAAACACTGGAAGACTCCCAGGATCATTTTATCCTTACGACCAATAAGGGTACCCGGATCAAGGCCCCGGTGGTAGCGATCGCCGGCGGTCTCGGCAGCTTCGAGCCACGTAAACCACCACTGGACCGGCTTGAACACTTTGAAGATCATGGTGTCGACTACATCATCCGCGATCCGGAAAAATTTCGTGATAAACGGGTTGTGCTAGCCGGTGGTGGTGATTCTGCCCTGGACTGGACCATTCACCTGGCGGGCATCGCCCGCGAAGTCACCCTGGTACATCGTCGTTCCGGATTCCGGGGTGCCCCGGATTCTGTCGAAAAAATCAATACGCTCTCCACAAAGGGACAGGTAAACCTCATTACTAATGCCGAGATCACCGAATTGTCTGGCAATGGCAAATTGCAGGGTGTCATCATCGACCAGGAAGGACAACCGCTCAGGATGCTCGAGGTGGATTATTTCCTGCCCTTGTTCGGGTTGTCACCGAAACTTGGTCCGATCGGAGACTGGGGATTGCAGATTGACAAGAATGCTATTGAGGTAAATACGCTGGACTATTCAACCAATGTACCGGGTATTTATGCCATTGGCGACATCAATACATACCCCGGAAAACTCAAGTTGATCTTGTGCGGCTTTCACGAGGCAACACTGATGGTTCAATCCGCCTTTAAGCGCATCCATCCGGACCGCAAACTCCAGTTTAAATACACCACCGTCAACGGAATCGAAGCCTTATAA
- a CDS encoding 2Fe-2S iron-sulfur cluster binding domain-containing protein codes for MNTAIRITIIDREERSHILEAPTDIGMNLMELCKAFELPVAGTCGGMALCASCHGYVLSDHDLGNPGEAEEDMLDQAFLVQSNSRLCCQLAIRDHMDGLIFKLAESGL; via the coding sequence ATGAACACTGCAATACGCATCACGATCATTGACCGGGAGGAGCGCTCCCATATCCTGGAGGCGCCCACCGATATCGGCATGAACCTCATGGAGTTGTGCAAAGCATTTGAGTTACCCGTAGCCGGCACCTGTGGAGGCATGGCCCTTTGTGCCAGCTGCCATGGCTATGTATTGTCTGACCATGACCTGGGTAATCCGGGGGAAGCGGAAGAAGATATGCTGGACCAGGCATTTCTGGTTCAGTCCAACAGCAGGCTGTGTTGTCAACTTGCTATCCGGGATCACATGGACGGGTTGATTTTTAAACTAGCTGAAAGTGGACTATGA
- the hemC gene encoding hydroxymethylbilane synthase translates to MQPLRIGTRGSHLALWQASQVENALQQQGFETLTETIRTQGDQDQLTPLDRFPERGVFTKAIDQAVLDGHMDLAVHSLKDLPVILPEGIILAAVLPRDHWADVLITKSSFHPGHTNCIATSSSRRKAQWKARYPLSRFVDIRGNMEVRLQKFAANAWDGLILSKAGLDRIGLLPKGAIDLEWMVPAPGQGVIGVTCREDDVESYRKVQGINDPETWICIGMERHFMQQIEMACQAPVGALALISDGLLTFTGSIHSPEGLKIWQRSVTCPVSEAGHHLPDLCLEAKHHVLKSGL, encoded by the coding sequence ATGCAGCCGCTCCGCATAGGCACCCGTGGAAGTCACCTGGCCTTGTGGCAAGCCAGCCAGGTGGAAAATGCGCTGCAACAGCAAGGTTTCGAGACTTTAACTGAGACCATAAGAACGCAGGGCGATCAGGATCAGCTGACTCCTCTGGATCGTTTTCCGGAGCGGGGTGTTTTCACCAAAGCCATCGACCAGGCTGTTCTGGACGGGCATATGGATCTTGCCGTTCACTCGCTTAAAGACTTGCCCGTGATTTTACCTGAAGGTATAATCCTGGCCGCTGTCTTACCACGCGATCACTGGGCGGATGTTTTGATCACAAAATCCTCCTTTCATCCCGGACACACGAATTGCATCGCAACAAGTAGTTCGCGACGTAAAGCACAGTGGAAAGCTCGTTATCCTCTAAGCCGTTTTGTGGATATCCGGGGAAACATGGAGGTTCGCCTGCAAAAGTTTGCTGCCAACGCATGGGATGGCCTGATCCTCTCCAAAGCCGGCCTGGACCGCATCGGCCTGTTGCCCAAGGGCGCAATTGACCTGGAATGGATGGTCCCTGCTCCCGGTCAGGGAGTCATTGGGGTAACGTGCCGTGAAGATGATGTCGAATCTTACCGGAAAGTACAAGGTATCAATGACCCGGAGACCTGGATCTGCATCGGTATGGAGCGACATTTCATGCAGCAAATTGAAATGGCTTGTCAGGCTCCCGTTGGCGCTTTGGCTCTCATAAGTGACGGACTATTAACATTTACCGGCAGTATCCACTCTCCGGAAGGCCTGAAGATCTGGCAGCGAAGTGTTACCTGTCCGGTGTCTGAAGCAGGCCACCACCTTCCCGATCTGTGCCTGGAGGCAAAACATCATGTCCTAAAATCCGGGCTATGA
- a CDS encoding uroporphyrinogen-III synthase, with product MNALLLKAATEEDILVIRQFGIPAIFSPVFEYFPCVHPEMVTNLLALENTGWIFTSKRAVTAVMKYLPSASSDHPILSVGHGCAHLLSENGFRVNETFDCATALASSLYGYKAKSWIYFCGAVRRPEIRNYCLQYRIHLQEEVVYEHRQLALDLTTSTFTSIWAFSSATLKAFTDQTQNRYSDLPLFCIGPTTADTGRSLGFRKIFTSIIPDLPAMARLYQQSNFIL from the coding sequence ATGAATGCTTTATTACTGAAGGCGGCTACTGAAGAAGATATCCTGGTGATCAGGCAGTTTGGGATTCCGGCCATCTTTTCACCGGTTTTCGAATATTTTCCCTGTGTACATCCGGAGATGGTGACAAATCTATTAGCTCTGGAAAATACCGGGTGGATCTTTACCAGTAAGCGGGCAGTAACCGCAGTAATGAAATACCTACCCTCTGCGTCAAGCGATCACCCGATACTTAGCGTCGGTCATGGTTGTGCACACCTCCTATCTGAAAACGGATTTCGAGTCAATGAGACTTTTGACTGTGCTACTGCTCTGGCTTCCTCGCTATATGGATATAAAGCCAAATCCTGGATCTATTTCTGCGGAGCGGTCCGCCGTCCCGAGATCCGCAATTATTGTTTGCAATACCGAATTCATCTTCAGGAAGAAGTCGTCTATGAACATCGTCAGCTGGCTCTGGATCTAACCACCAGCACCTTTACAAGCATCTGGGCATTCAGCAGTGCGACATTAAAAGCGTTTACAGACCAAACCCAGAACCGGTATTCAGACCTGCCACTCTTTTGCATAGGACCAACGACTGCGGACACAGGCAGATCCCTTGGCTTCCGAAAGATCTTTACGAGTATCATTCCTGATCTGCCAGCCATGGCCAGGCTTTATCAACAAAGCAACTTCATTTTATGA
- the hemB gene encoding porphobilinogen synthase — MTSFPQIRHRRLRTSANLRDLVAETHLHRQDLVVPLFVTGHGAAQQDIPSMPGYFRYTPPALLKRIETCMAQGLSRFILFAKIEEQHKDNTGASAIDADGLFPATIAKIKTAFPECTLFTDVALDPYSSFGHDGLVNGLEIVNDPTVEILAQMAVIHAQAGADFIAPSDMMDGRVQAIRTALDKAGQHHTGILAYSAKYASAFYGPFRDALHSAPGFGDKSSYQMDYRNAREAVKETLADIAEGADMVMIKPALAYLDIICRVREITNLPVAAYQVSGEYSMIKAAAEKGWLNETLAIRETLTAIKRSGADIIISYFAEQALPWLI, encoded by the coding sequence ATGACATCATTTCCACAGATACGGCACCGGCGTCTGCGTACCAGCGCCAATCTGAGAGATCTGGTCGCCGAAACACACCTGCACCGGCAGGATTTGGTGGTCCCGCTCTTCGTAACCGGACACGGCGCGGCCCAACAGGATATCCCTTCGATGCCCGGCTATTTCCGGTATACTCCGCCTGCCTTACTAAAGCGAATTGAGACATGTATGGCACAGGGATTATCGCGATTTATCCTTTTTGCCAAAATTGAAGAACAACACAAAGACAACACCGGAGCAAGTGCCATTGACGCCGACGGACTCTTTCCAGCTACAATAGCCAAGATCAAAACGGCATTTCCGGAATGTACTTTATTTACCGATGTGGCTCTGGATCCCTATTCCAGTTTCGGCCACGACGGCCTGGTCAATGGTCTGGAGATCGTCAATGATCCAACCGTGGAAATACTTGCCCAAATGGCCGTGATCCATGCGCAGGCGGGTGCTGACTTTATCGCACCCTCGGACATGATGGACGGCAGGGTACAAGCCATCCGAACGGCACTGGATAAAGCAGGACAGCACCATACAGGCATTCTGGCCTATTCGGCCAAATACGCATCGGCTTTTTACGGGCCATTTCGCGATGCCCTGCACTCCGCTCCTGGCTTCGGGGATAAATCCTCTTATCAGATGGACTATCGCAATGCACGTGAAGCCGTGAAAGAGACGCTGGCAGACATAGCCGAAGGAGCTGATATGGTGATGATCAAACCGGCCCTGGCCTATCTTGACATCATCTGCCGGGTGCGGGAGATCACCAACCTTCCGGTAGCGGCCTATCAGGTATCCGGAGAATACAGCATGATCAAGGCGGCAGCAGAAAAGGGATGGTTGAATGAAACATTAGCCATCAGGGAGACCCTTACCGCAATAAAGCGGTCCGGAGCGGACATCATCATTTCCTATTTCGCCGAACAAGCGCTGCCATGGCTGATCTGA
- the hemL gene encoding glutamate-1-semialdehyde 2,1-aminomutase, whose translation MADLIQSNRARYFQEAGRYIPGGVNSPVRAFHGVGGDPIVIRHAEGAWLYDTEGRRYLDMINSWGPMILGHAYPAVVEAVRVQAGLSFSYGTPTELELEMARLLVEGIPWIDRIRMVNSGTEACMSAIRLARAYTSRNFFIKCRGCYHGHADPFLVEAGSGALTQGQPSSPGIPDATTRYTLVAEYNDIEGMRQLFTQYPESIAGVILEPVAGNMGCIPPEAGYLQNVQDLCRENGALFIVDEVMTGFRLGWEGACGLYHLDPDLVCYGKIIGGGLPVGAFAGKSPIMDLLAPAGPVYQAGTLSGNPLAMTAGLATLHHLKSNPQLYTRLEHLGRQLEQGLIGIFSRHSIPVQVNRVGSMISLFFTDSKVTNLTSALSSDLPTFRRFFHHLLEAGVHLPPSAYESWFISQALAQDHMAYLLDACETFNP comes from the coding sequence ATGGCTGATCTGATCCAATCCAACCGTGCCCGGTATTTTCAGGAAGCCGGCAGGTACATACCCGGGGGTGTTAATTCACCCGTGCGGGCTTTTCATGGCGTGGGAGGTGATCCCATCGTCATCCGGCATGCGGAAGGAGCCTGGTTGTATGATACGGAAGGCCGCCGGTACCTGGACATGATCAATTCCTGGGGCCCCATGATCCTTGGCCATGCCTATCCTGCAGTGGTCGAGGCTGTCCGCGTTCAGGCAGGTCTTTCTTTCAGCTACGGCACACCAACCGAACTGGAGCTGGAGATGGCCAGGTTACTCGTCGAAGGCATTCCATGGATAGACCGTATCCGCATGGTCAATTCAGGTACCGAAGCGTGCATGTCCGCTATCCGTCTGGCACGGGCATACACCAGCCGCAATTTCTTCATTAAATGCCGGGGTTGCTATCACGGCCACGCAGACCCATTTCTGGTCGAAGCCGGCAGTGGCGCCCTTACCCAGGGGCAACCATCGAGTCCGGGTATTCCGGATGCCACAACCAGGTATACCCTGGTAGCAGAATACAACGATATAGAAGGAATGCGGCAGCTGTTCACCCAGTATCCGGAATCCATTGCAGGCGTCATTCTTGAACCGGTGGCAGGCAATATGGGCTGTATCCCTCCGGAGGCCGGGTATTTGCAAAACGTCCAGGACCTATGCCGGGAAAACGGAGCATTATTTATTGTGGATGAAGTGATGACGGGTTTCAGACTTGGTTGGGAAGGGGCATGCGGTCTTTATCACCTGGATCCGGACCTGGTTTGTTACGGGAAAATAATCGGCGGCGGCCTTCCCGTGGGTGCTTTTGCCGGCAAATCACCCATCATGGACCTGTTGGCACCAGCCGGCCCTGTTTATCAGGCCGGAACCCTTTCCGGCAACCCACTAGCCATGACGGCAGGACTTGCAACACTGCATCACCTCAAAAGCAATCCCCAGCTGTACACCAGACTTGAACACCTGGGAAGGCAGCTTGAGCAAGGCCTAATTGGTATTTTTTCCAGACATTCCATTCCGGTTCAGGTCAATAGGGTTGGATCGATGATCAGTCTGTTTTTTACCGATAGTAAAGTCACCAACCTGACATCTGCTTTATCAAGCGACCTCCCGACTTTCCGGCGGTTCTTTCATCACCTTCTGGAAGCTGGTGTCCACCTGCCACCAAGCGCCTATGAATCGTGGTTTATCAGTCAGGCACTGGCTCAAGACCACATGGCCTACCTGCTGGATGCCTGCGAAACATTTAACCCCTGA